GAGACGCTCGCCGCAGACGAGACGGTCGCCGCGGGCGAAGCCGTCACGCCGGTCGACGGGCTCGAAGCCGGCGAGGTGTGGCCCGTCCCGAGGGCGGCCGGCGTGGTCTGGGCACTGCTGCAGGCCGCCGCGCTCACGAGTGCGGCCGCCGAAAGCGCGCAGACGGCGACGACGCGGTGGGACCGGGAACGAGGGGTGCGTGTACTGAACATGATCGAGATCTCCCCAACCTCTGATTGTGTCTTTCCCAGAGCGCTGTGGTGCATCGCACCGTACGCGCTCACAGCCAGAGACGAGACTGGTGGGAAACGGTTGAAGAAATCTGCCCACTAATTTTCATTCGGGTACAGCACGGGCTGCGGACCGGCGTAACCGGTCCGCAGCCTGGGCGGGAAGATCTCCGCCGAGCTCTCGACCCGTCAGGATCTGCGCGCCTTGGCCCCTTCCGCGGCGACCGGGGTGCGGCGCAGGGACGCGGGCAGAGCGTCGCCGTGCGCGGCGACCATCGCGTCGCACAGGCTCCAGATCTCGTCGACGGTGAGGACGGCCGCGGTGGCGGGGTCCGCCATGGCGGCGTGCCGGATGTGCTCCGGGTCGCCCTCCACGGCCGCGGCGACGACGAGCTCGACGACGTTGAGGAAGTGCCGGTTCGCCGCGGCCAGCTGCGCCGGCAGCGCCCCGACGTGGTGCGGGTGGATGCCGAGCCGGTCCACGGTGGCCGGGACCTCCACGGCGGCGCCCATCGGCAGGTTGGTGATGAGCCCGGTGTTAAGCGTGGTCACCTGGATGGTGCGCTGGGTGCCGGTGGCCAGGCTGTGGATCACCTGCGGGGCGTACTCGGCGGCGTCCTCCGCGTCCCAGGTCTCGGGCAGCGCGCCGTCGGCGGCGAGCCCGGCCCGCAGCGCCGCGTACTCGGCCAGGTTCTCCGCGCTGATCCCGACGTAGTCGTCGACCGGGATGCGCAGCCGGTCGATCTCGCTGCCGTGCTTGAGGTACCAGGGCACGTACTCGCTCGAGTGCTCGCTGGTCTCGGTCGGGTAGTAGCCGAGCCGCCGGTACATGTCCACGCGCACGCGCCGGGCGAGCTCGCCGTCCGCGGCGATCGCGGCGTCCAGGGCCGGGTAGAGATCGCGGCCCTGGTGCTGCCAGCGCAGGATCCACGCCTGGTGGTTGACGCCCGCCGAGAGGTAGTCGACCTCCTCGTGCGGGACGTCGACGATCTCGCACAGGCCGCGCACGGTCCAGTAGACCGAGTGGCACAGCCCGGCGACCTTCAGGTCGGGCGCGACGGCGGCGAGGTACTGGATGTTCATCGCCATCGGGTTGGTGTAGTTGAGCAGCCACGCCTGCGGGCAGACCTCGAGCATGTCCGCGGCGAGGGCCTCGAGCAGCGGGAAGGTGCGCAGCGCGCGGAAGATCCCGCCCACGCCGAGGGTGTCGCCGATGGTCTGGCGCAGCCCGGCGGCCGCCGGAACGGTGAAGTCGGTGACGGTCGCGTCGTGCCCGCCGACGGCGACCATGTTGACCACGACGTCGGCGCCGGCCAGCGCCTCGCGGCGGTCGACGCTGGAGGTCACGGTCGGGTTCGCGCCGAGGGTCTCGGCGGCCTGCGCGGCGAGCGCGACCGCGACCTCGAGGCGCTCGGGGTCGATGTCGTGCAGGGCGATCGCGCAGTCGGCGAGCTCCGGGAACGAGAGGATGTCGTGCAACAGCTGCCGGGTGAAGACCACCGAGCCGGCGCCGACGAAGGCAATGCGGATCACGCCAGATCTCTTTCGATGTGCGGTGAGGGGAAGGGTCGAGGGGTGGCGCACGGGCTGCTCAGCCCTTGAGGCCGGACATGCTCATGGTCGCCACGAACTGCCGTTGCGCGAAGAGGAAGGCCAGGATCAGCGGCGCGGTGGCCACCACGTTGCAGGCCATCAGCTCCTGCCAGTCGACGTGGTGCGCGCCCTGGAAGTTGATCAGGCCCAGCTGGATGGTGAACTTGTTCGGGTCGTCGATCGAGATCAGCGGCCACAGCAGGTCGTTCCACGAGTTGAGCAGGGTGAACACGGCCAGGGTGGCGAGCGCCGGGCGGGCCAGCGGGAGCACGATGCGCACCAGCACGCCCAGCGTGCTCAGCCCGTCGAGCCGGCCGGCCTCCTCCAGCTCCTTGGGCAGCGACAGGAAGAACTGCCGCATCAGGAAGACGCCGAAGGCCGAGGCGAGGAAGGGCACGAACGCGGAGCCCAGGGTGTTGATCAGACCCAGCTTCGAGAACATGAAGTAGGTCGGGATCATCAGCATCTGAGTCGGGATCATGATCGTGGCCAGCAGCGCCATGAACGCCACGCCCCGGCCGCGGAAGGAGAGCCGCGCGTAGGCGTAGCCGCCCAGCGAGCACAGCACCACGTGGCTGACGATCGCCACGCCCGAGACGATCAGCGAGTTGAGCATCCAGCGCGCCACCGGCGCGTCCTGGAACAGCCGCACGTAGCCGCTGATGTGCAGCGAGGTCGGCAGGAAGCGCGGCGGGAAGCGGTTGATCTCGCCGTTGGCGGTGAACGAGGTGAGCAGCATCTGCACCAGCGGCAGCATGAACAGCAGCGACAACGGCATGAGCAGCAGATGCCACCGGCTGAAACGGCGCTTCTTCCGAGCGCCCGCCGCGCGGGGCTTGGCGGTGGTCACGGTGGTGTCGGCCATCAGAACGCCTCGATCTTGCTACGCCGGGAGTACGCGAACGCGCCGAGCGTGAGGATCAGCGTCGCGCCGAACAGCGCGTAGGCGGCCGCCGAGCCGTAGCCGTACCGGGAGAGGTTGAACGCCTCGTTGTAGATGAAGTAGACGACGGTCTGGCTCGCGCCCAGCGGGCCGCCGTGCGTCGTGGTGAGTACGAGTTCGAAGATCTGCAGCACCGAGATCGTCTCCCAGATCCCGACGAACACCGTGACCGGCGCCAGGCTGGGCAGGATGACGTGCCGGAACTGCTGCCAGGAGTTGGCCCCGTCCATCCGGGCCGCCTCCATGCAGTCCTGCGGGATGTCCTGCAGGGCGGCGAGGTAGACGATCACGGAGAAGGCCAGGTCGCTCCACAGGTAGATCACCGCGATGACCCACATGACCTCGTGCGGGTCGGTCAGGAAGCCCTGCTTCGAGACGTGCAGCACGCGCAGCACGTTGTTCGCGAGACCGAACTGCGGGTCGAACACGAAGTTCGCCAGGATGCCGGTGGCCGCCGCGGAGACGACCATCGGCACGAACAGGGCGGTGCGGTAGAACGAGATGAAGCGGATCTTCCGGTTGAGCGCCACGGCGATGAACATGCCGAACACGAGCACCACCGGCACGTAGAGCACGGTGAACATCACCGTGTGGTCCACGGCGCCCCGGAAGTCCGGGTCCTGCATCATGTTCGAGTAGTTCGCCCAGCCGATCTGCCGCGCCGGGCTGAATCCGTCCCAGTGCTCACGCGAGATCAGGAACGCCCAGCCGGCCGGGAACAGGGTGAGTCCGAGGATCACCAGGGTGGCCGGAGCGGCGAACGACCAGCCGGTCAGGTTCGCCACCAGCCGCCGGCGGCGCCGGGTGTAGACGCGTCCGGGTCGCTCGTCGCGGTCCGGGACGCGCACGTCGTTTCCGCGGCGCTCGGCCCGCGCGGACTTCTCGTGATCGGAGATGAGGAGGCTGTTTTTCATGGCACGGCCTCAGTCGCCCTGCGCCAGCGCGGTGTTCGCCTGCGCGGCCGCCTGGTCGAGAGCCTGCTGCGGAGTGCTCTTGCCCTGCAGCACCTCGGCGATCGCCGTGGCGACGGCCTGCGAGAGGCCGGTGTAGCCGGGGACGGTCGGACGGGCCGTGGTGGCGTTCTGCAGGTTCTTCTCGAGGGTCTCGGCACCCGGGTACTGCTTGGCGAAGGTGGCGAACGCGGGGCTCGACTCCTCGCTGCTGCGCAGCGGCAGGTTTCCGGTGGCCAGGTTGAACTGCGGGTCGACGGCGGCGGAGGTGAGCCACTCGGTGAACTGGTAGGACCAGTAGGAACGGTCGGCGTCGTGGTGGTCGAACACCGTCCACAGGTCCGGGCCGGAGATGGTCTGGTGGCTCGTGCCGTTGAAGGAGGGCAGGTAGGTCACCCCGTAGTCGAGGCCGGCCGAGACGTTGTCGGACAGCTGCCACGGGCCGCTCATGATCATGCCGATGAGCCCGGACTTGAACAGGTCCGCGTACTTGTCGTCATCCTGCGAGAGGTAGACGGACTTGTCGTCGACGGCCATCTGCTGCAGGAAGGTGAGCGCCGAGACGCCGGCCGGGGAGTCGAAGGCGGCCTTCTTGTCGTCCGGCGTCAGGATGCTGCCGCCCTTCTGCCACAGCAGCGGCCAGAAGTGCCAGGTGGTGTCCTCGGTCCCGGAGACGGAGTAGGCGGTGCCGTAGATGTTCTTCGCCGGGTTGGTCAGCGCCTTCGCCGCGGCCCGGAACTGGTCCCAGGTCCAGGTGTCGGTCGGGTCGGGCAGGCCGGCCGCCGCGAACAGCTTCTTGTTGTACATCAGGGCCAGGTTGTCCACGACCGCGGGGAAGCCGATGACCTCGCCGTTCGGCGTGGCGGTCTGCCGCGCCGCGGGCGGGAACTCGTCCCACGCGACCGAGGGGTCCTTCACCTTGTCGGTCAGGTCGAGCGCGCGGCCGGACTGCTGCAGCTCGGTGGCCCAGGAGCCGAAGGTGTACGAGACGTCCGGGTAGTCGCCGCTGGTGAAGGCGGCGGTCAGCTTGGGCAGCAGCGCGTCGGTGGTGGGCGCGCCCGGGTAGATGTCGATCGTCACGTTCGGATGCAGCGTGTGGAACTGCTTGGCCAGGCCTTCGAGCACCTTCTCGGGGGCGATGTCCTGGCCGGTCCAGACCGTGATCGTCACGGGCTTGCTCGTATCCAAGGTGGCCGAGCCCGCAGCGGAGGAGCAGCCGGCGGTCAGAGATCCCGCGAACATGACGGTGGCCAGGGAAACGGCCTTGAACGGTCTGCTTGGCACGGATCGGTCTCCTCAACGTCGAGGTAGGCGGATAGGACGGGGGGTGGCGTCATTGTGAACACGGCCACCGGGGCCGGAACAAGATCGACCCCCGTTTCGCTCAGTCCCGTTGCGCGTTTCGACCGCGCCGGGCGCCGCCGCCTGTTTGGCAAGCCCTGGACGAAATGGGTAGAGTTCCGCCTGTCGCGGTGCAACGCGGCAGTAGAGGTACGCCCATCCGGTATGCGGCCACAGCCGCGAGCCCGGACCGAGTCGCCAGGACCGCAGACGGATTCCGAGGCGGGGTCGTGCCCGCAAGCACAGTGGAGTCCGGCATGCGCCTCCTCGATGCCGCAGCACTCGGTTTCACCTCGACCGCCCCGACGGCCGTCCGCAGACGGCGTTCCCGCGGTGGTTCGCCCGGCCTCGGTGCGCCCGGCTCCGGCTCGGCCGGCACCGCCTGACGATCTCCCGACACCGCCTTATCCGCAGGCCGACGAGCCTGTCGTAAGACGACGGCCGCGCCCGGGCCCACCCCGCGCCGAGCCGTCGAATCCGGGAGAATCCGATGCCTCGAACTCACAATGCCCGCGCCGTCTCCATGCACCGCTCGCAGCGGGTGACCGCGATCCTGGAGCGGCTGGCCGGCGGCGGCACCCTCGACGTCGCCGGCGTCGCCGACGACCTGGGCGTGTCGGTCGCGACCGTGCGCCGCGACCTGACCCTGCTCGACGAGCAGAACCTGCTGGTACGCACCCGCGGCGGAGCCATGAGCTGCGCCAAGCCCGCCCATGAGGTGCCGGTGCGCTACCGCGAAGCCCGTGGCCAGAGCGCCAAGCAGGCGATCGCGCGCGCGGCGCTGCGCTGCCTGCCCGCGGGCCCGCAGGTGCTGGCCGTCAACGGCGGCACCACGACCTGGGAGCTGGCCAGACTGCTGGCGACCCGCTCCGAGCTGACCGTGGTCACCAACGCGCTGAACATCGCGGGCGTGCTGGTCGACCGGCCCCGGGTGAAGCTCGTGGTGACCGGCGGGGTGGCCCGTTCCGCGTCCTCGGAACTGGTCGGGCCGTGGGCCGAGCGCACCTTCGGCGGCGTCACCGTGGACACGGTGTTCATGGGCGTGGACGGAATCGACGAGACGGGCCTGTCCACGCACAACGAGGCCGAGGCCCATATCAATGCCGTGATGATCGAGCGGGCCCGCCGGGTCGTCGTGCTCGCCGACGGTTCGAAGATCGGCCAGCGCCTCGGCGCGCACGTCGCCGACCTGACGGCCGTGGACGAGCTCGTCACCGACACGAGCGCGGACCCCGCGGTGCTGAGGGCGATCGCTGCGCGCGGTATCCGCCTGCGCGTGGCGGAAGCCGACGCCGGCGCGGCGAACCCGGCCGGGCACACCGCGGTGTGGTGAGCGTGAGCGAGTCGCGCCGGGCGGTAGCGCAGTGGAGACGCGAGACGGCAAACCTGGGACGCGGGTAGGCGGAACGAGCC
This genomic window from Actinospica robiniae DSM 44927 contains:
- a CDS encoding carbohydrate ABC transporter permease; this encodes MKNSLLISDHEKSARAERRGNDVRVPDRDERPGRVYTRRRRRLVANLTGWSFAAPATLVILGLTLFPAGWAFLISREHWDGFSPARQIGWANYSNMMQDPDFRGAVDHTVMFTVLYVPVVLVFGMFIAVALNRKIRFISFYRTALFVPMVVSAAATGILANFVFDPQFGLANNVLRVLHVSKQGFLTDPHEVMWVIAVIYLWSDLAFSVIVYLAALQDIPQDCMEAARMDGANSWQQFRHVILPSLAPVTVFVGIWETISVLQIFELVLTTTHGGPLGASQTVVYFIYNEAFNLSRYGYGSAAAYALFGATLILTLGAFAYSRRSKIEAF
- a CDS encoding ABC transporter substrate-binding protein, with the protein product MPSRPFKAVSLATVMFAGSLTAGCSSAAGSATLDTSKPVTITVWTGQDIAPEKVLEGLAKQFHTLHPNVTIDIYPGAPTTDALLPKLTAAFTSGDYPDVSYTFGSWATELQQSGRALDLTDKVKDPSVAWDEFPPAARQTATPNGEVIGFPAVVDNLALMYNKKLFAAAGLPDPTDTWTWDQFRAAAKALTNPAKNIYGTAYSVSGTEDTTWHFWPLLWQKGGSILTPDDKKAAFDSPAGVSALTFLQQMAVDDKSVYLSQDDDKYADLFKSGLIGMIMSGPWQLSDNVSAGLDYGVTYLPSFNGTSHQTISGPDLWTVFDHHDADRSYWSYQFTEWLTSAAVDPQFNLATGNLPLRSSEESSPAFATFAKQYPGAETLEKNLQNATTARPTVPGYTGLSQAVATAIAEVLQGKSTPQQALDQAAAQANTALAQGD
- a CDS encoding carbohydrate ABC transporter permease; the encoded protein is MADTTVTTAKPRAAGARKKRRFSRWHLLLMPLSLLFMLPLVQMLLTSFTANGEINRFPPRFLPTSLHISGYVRLFQDAPVARWMLNSLIVSGVAIVSHVVLCSLGGYAYARLSFRGRGVAFMALLATIMIPTQMLMIPTYFMFSKLGLINTLGSAFVPFLASAFGVFLMRQFFLSLPKELEEAGRLDGLSTLGVLVRIVLPLARPALATLAVFTLLNSWNDLLWPLISIDDPNKFTIQLGLINFQGAHHVDWQELMACNVVATAPLILAFLFAQRQFVATMSMSGLKG
- the melA gene encoding alpha-galactosidase codes for the protein MIRIAFVGAGSVVFTRQLLHDILSFPELADCAIALHDIDPERLEVAVALAAQAAETLGANPTVTSSVDRREALAGADVVVNMVAVGGHDATVTDFTVPAAAGLRQTIGDTLGVGGIFRALRTFPLLEALAADMLEVCPQAWLLNYTNPMAMNIQYLAAVAPDLKVAGLCHSVYWTVRGLCEIVDVPHEEVDYLSAGVNHQAWILRWQHQGRDLYPALDAAIAADGELARRVRVDMYRRLGYYPTETSEHSSEYVPWYLKHGSEIDRLRIPVDDYVGISAENLAEYAALRAGLAADGALPETWDAEDAAEYAPQVIHSLATGTQRTIQVTTLNTGLITNLPMGAAVEVPATVDRLGIHPHHVGALPAQLAAANRHFLNVVELVVAAAVEGDPEHIRHAAMADPATAAVLTVDEIWSLCDAMVAAHGDALPASLRRTPVAAEGAKARRS
- a CDS encoding DeoR/GlpR family DNA-binding transcription regulator, which produces MPRTHNARAVSMHRSQRVTAILERLAGGGTLDVAGVADDLGVSVATVRRDLTLLDEQNLLVRTRGGAMSCAKPAHEVPVRYREARGQSAKQAIARAALRCLPAGPQVLAVNGGTTTWELARLLATRSELTVVTNALNIAGVLVDRPRVKLVVTGGVARSASSELVGPWAERTFGGVTVDTVFMGVDGIDETGLSTHNEAEAHINAVMIERARRVVVLADGSKIGQRLGAHVADLTAVDELVTDTSADPAVLRAIAARGIRLRVAEADAGAANPAGHTAVW